A region of the Gadus morhua chromosome 1, gadMor3.0, whole genome shotgun sequence genome:
GTCATTATTGTGACACACGTTTAATATGGTTCTTGAAGTGCACAAAAATAACCGTATACAAAATGTGAGCCATAAAATGGGGTATAGTGCAGGAAGCCAACTTAGACAGAAAGTCTCCTCATTAAAGTCGCAATGGGTAAGATTCAGGCCCTCCAAGTTAGTAGGTGGGTAATAACAGTGTTCTGTCCACTCTCACTGGCAGTGTGTGGCTCATTGCAATTCTTATAAACAGAGAGTGACGTGCTGGACAGTACTATTTATTTGTAGAAAATATCAGTTATAGGATGTGATTAAATTGATAACAAAATACCTAATGATCACCATTGACTACAGATTTTTCCAAATTATTTTAAGATAAGAGCTGGTTGATATGTTACACATTGTTCAAATGGAGATCACAATGTTTAACAGAGGATCCTCAGTAGGATTCTCTTGTAAGCTCTATTTTTCTGCAGACTACTACAGGTGACCCATCTTCTTGATCACGTGCTCCATGTTGGCATGCTCAGATGTGTCCAGTTCGATGTTGTACTTGGCCAGGATCTTCATGATTGGCCTGATCTTCAGCCACCACTGAGTTTTGGGGATGCGATGcctggaccacacacacacacacacacacacacacacacacacacacacacacacacacacacacacacacacacacacacacacacacacacacacacacacacacacacacacacacagattaaacacaagcacacacacagaatggtaTATGTTATAAATTATGACCTAGAGTAGTACCCTGGACGAACTACcagaattaaaataaatcacttTTAAAACACTGTTTATGTTAATGTTGTAATGGGTCTTACTCAAAATCGGTCTCCTCTTTCAGCTCGGCAAGGGGCTGGAAGTAGAGTGCTCTTTTCCTCATGCCCAGCAAACAGGCAGAGTCTGGTGTGTTCGCATAGATGCGCCCTGAAGAAGGATTCAAATAGATCCATTAACACTAAATAGAATCGCTGAAGCAACTTTACCATGATCCCTTGGTATGTAAGGATCCCGATCTGTGAAGTTGACATGTACCCACTGAAACTCCCTTAGTTCTACTTACCGTGTCTAGTGCAGGTCTTCAGTTTCTCAGTCAGCCATAGGACAGACTTGGCACCCATTTTTGTGCCAAAGTTTCTATCAAAAGGTGTTGGGGTTCCGCCCTATGCAAAAATGTTCATAATTCAGAAACTATATCAGACACAAAGTAatcgtattattattaataataaaagtgCTATAGTACAAGTGTGCAGAATTAAACTCTAGCCATGCTTACAGACCTGCTGCATATGTcccaaaacatttttgcggCAATCGAAGACCCCCTTGCCTTCCTCTGAATACAGGTTAAAGATGAAGTCTGTGGTGTAATGGGCATTGGAGTTCTCATTCCTATAATGAAAACACAGAGTGGTAATAAATCATACATGAGTTTAACTTGTGTTGGCTTTTATCCAAGTTTGGACCATGATCACAGCATGTGTATATGCACCTAACCTTAATCAAGACAAAAAACATCAAACATACCTGAGAATCAGCCCTCTCTTCACCGTTGTCTTCATCTTTTGCACAAGATGCTCCACATTCAGCTGTAAAGAAAATTACAACATTTACTTTACTAAGTTTAAACCTCAAACGGTCATGTCTGTCTATTGAATGATGCTGTAGCTCTGTGATCCCACCTCCAGGTCCTTAATGTTGAATTTCTCTTCATAGATATAGGCCGCGTCTGCCCCAGAAGCCATGCCGGCCATGGTGGCCAGGTAGCCACAGTAGCCGCCCATGGTTTCTATGATGAACACTCGACGCTTGGTGCCAGCAGCAGACTGCTTGATCCTGTCACAGGTCTGAGGGTAAAACAAAGACAGCGTTAGCTTGTGTAATATGTTGAGTTTTGAAAAGTAATCCTTCAGTGTGCCGTTAGGATTATAAGGCACAGAGTTACACGTGAGGTAGTGTAACGTTGATTGTGTGATGTGAGGTTCTCATGTATTGTCGTTACCATATTTCAGAATTAAATGTCAGATGTTTGACAGTTGTAGTTATGAACCTTGAATCATttgtaaattaaataaaacatatctCACATGGTCGTTTCATTATGGATTTATATTCTGGTAGTGATTTAAagtcatgtttgtgtgtgcgcgcgtgtgcatgtttgtgtgtgtgtgtgtgtgtgtgtgtgtgtgtgtgtgtgtgtgtgtgtgtgtgtgtgtgtgtgtgtgtgtgtgtgtgtgtgtgtgtgtgtgtgtgcatgtttgtgtgtgcgcgcgtttgtctgtgtatgtacgtgcatgcgtgtgcgtgtgtgtctgtgtctgtatgcgcacacacgcacgtgtcgtgtgtgtgtgtgtgttggtgaatgTGCGGTGGGGACAGTACTGACAGCGACGATGGTGTTGAGAGCAGTGTCCGCGCCGATGCTGAAGTCAGAGCCGGGGACATTGTTGGAGACGGTGGCAGGAATGACCACCATTGGAATGCACAGCTCCTCGTACTTCTCCCTGGCCTGGACCAGCTCCAGGCCGCCCACAAAGGCCTGCAAGTGGGGAGGTAGCGGCCGCAGGTCAGCTTCTCGTGGGAATACTTAGATAAGATAATGAACAAAAAGTACCAAGACTTCCCTGAGGACAGGGTTGGGAAGAAATGCACAAGGTTTAGTGTGATTGGCCGTAGTAGttctgaaaatctgcctctactgacatcacaaatgggcAGGTCCACCTAGGATAGATTAGTaacgtttgctacggtccactgggtaggctggtagactgatctatcaagCAAACATCTAGGTCAGGGGTCTCAatctcgcggcccgggggccaattgaggcccgcgggatgatattttgtggccccctacttgacatccaAGTTTAGTGGAAGTGCGGCCCGTGCGTTGTTTTCAAACGCACATAgggcttgccacgcttttttatcacttgtgatagggtgaccagatgtcccggttttgccaggacagtcccaattttgagttgcgtgtccttaagcccgacaaaagccaaaggacgctaaaatgtcccggtttccaccaactGCTATGAAAtatcccctgttgtcagcgattacatagccaacgtgatctaattatagcccgatcattaacttcgATCGGGCcagttgtgctccttttttctgtggaatacttgatacggcccagcctgacccagactctacctccagcggcccccaggtaagttgagtttgagacccctgatctaggtggacacgcccacttgtgatgtcagaagaggcagctCTTCAAACagcctggtggtataatatgtaacCTTTAAAGTGTAAAGGGCATGGGAGTGACAGGTTAACCGGGAGATTAGACGAGGTGGACCAGGATGCCATACCTCAAAGCCACCGATGATCACCATTGCGTTGATATTGAACTTGTTGATGTTCAAGCTGATCTCCTCCAACATCTTTCCTGGCAATGTTCTAAGGATTGAAACAAGGAGGTTAGCAGAACGATGAACTTGGTGAACGGCAAGacttatatgtatatgtgtatataataCCATCCATCATATATTTCAAGTATGATCAACAATGTTGTACCTCTTAGTGCCGAGCATCGACCCTCCCTTGCCGGTCCAGCCGCTCACATTAGTCCATGAAAGTGGCTCAATCTGGGACCAGAGATAAGTGTTAGGAAATGAATTATAATAAGGCTTATACCTAACCAGTAAGTGAGTTGGTGGCAATCTACTCAAAAACACAAAGTACTGCTACAATTTCTATTTGCATAACAAACTAAATGCATATGCACTTTCTCATCTAAAGCATATTGCATAACGTGTGGGCAAACCTTGCCTGCGTCCAAGTTGCAATCGAACCTCTTACCCTGGTTGTGTTATCGCCATGCTTTACTAATTGACCTAGACAATAACTactacaataaaacaatgaCTTTTGGTGTCTTTCGAATTAGAACTTCTCCAAGGGAGACAAACCGAGGTCCTCCTTACTCCTTATCTAAACTTTGACGTGTGACGTTTGAGCACCAGTTCACTATTTTAGACCAGACGGACAGGCATCAATTAAATACGTCTGTACGTACATTTCCGTGTGCAAGCCCGTCGAAGCCGTCGTGCACCGCCAGCATGGTGTGTCCCTGGATCATGCCGATCCTGACAGCCGAGCGCACCGCAGAGTTCATGCCGGCGCATGGCGCTCCGATGTTCATGACGGCCACGTTGATGTTGCTCTGGGAATCAGAGACGGGAACAGGGTttaagatggagggaggaggagaaagcagggtggagggggttcaATTAGTCTTTTCGTTTCAGTCACCTTTACGTCTGGCGGGTTGATATGGGCAAGAAGCTTGTATGTGTTCCAGTTGTTCTCAAAGCTCCTGTGCAATGCAAACCAAGCAAATGAC
Encoded here:
- the pfkma gene encoding phosphofructokinase, muscle a, translating into MSKTLQSGTMDPTKMGVGRSIAVLTSGGDAQGMNAAVRATVRVGLYTGASVYFVHEGYQGLVDGGDNIKLATWESVSMMLQLGGTVIGSARCKDFQTREGRMKAAGNLVKLGITNLCVIGGDGSLTGANQFRTDWSELLVDLVKAGKISKDEASKSSHLNIVGMVGSIDNDFCGTDMTIGTDSALHRIIEVVDAITTTAQSHQRTFILEVMGRHCGYLALVTALSCGADWVFIPEMPPDEGWEEHLCRRLADQRGRGCRLNVIIVAEGAMTRAGKPITSDQLKQLVTDRLGFDTRTTVLGHVQRGGTPSAFDRILGSRMGVEAVMALLEATPETPACVVSLSGNQAVRLPLMECVQVTKDVTAAMAEGRFEDAIKLRGKSFENNWNTYKLLAHINPPDVKSNINVAVMNIGAPCAGMNSAVRSAVRIGMIQGHTMLAVHDGFDGLAHGNIEPLSWTNVSGWTGKGGSMLGTKRTLPGKMLEEISLNINKFNINAMVIIGGFEAFVGGLELVQAREKYEELCIPMVVIPATVSNNVPGSDFSIGADTALNTIVATCDRIKQSAAGTKRRVFIIETMGGYCGYLATMAGMASGADAAYIYEEKFNIKDLELNVEHLVQKMKTTVKRGLILRNENSNAHYTTDFIFNLYSEEGKGVFDCRKNVLGHMQQGGTPTPFDRNFGTKMGAKSVLWLTEKLKTCTRHGRIYANTPDSACLLGMRKRALYFQPLAELKEETDFEHRIPKTQWWLKIRPIMKILAKYNIELDTSEHANMEHVIKKMGHL